The Pongo abelii isolate AG06213 chromosome 11, NHGRI_mPonAbe1-v2.0_pri, whole genome shotgun sequence genome includes a window with the following:
- the CATIP gene encoding ciliogenesis-associated TTC17-interacting protein isoform X2: MDTAGHRPGGGRPTACPPRFTPQAPELRTTSPRVRSVCHSQRPMLKPSTSSAPSVSSDSVGVGGAGGVQVWRGGKKEDEEELQMLFFSETLAMVSDTGEPQGELTIEVQRGKYQEKLGVLTYCLFVHASSRGFLDKMLCGNSLLGYLSEKLELMEQHSQDFIKFLILPMERKTSLLKQDDQLAVTRSIKEGEEVKTRVTSFPWSSIKGFISEAANLVLLRVMAWRRMVPSNARFLTLDTEGKLCYLTYQDLGFQTIQVDHQQAEVFIVEQTVHSEEGIPMSCQYYLLSDGHLAKRIQVGSPGCCIITKMPILREEDEIEPRPVFEKKPLVWEEDMELYSKFLDRKEELRLGHASYLRQHPEAHALISDFLLFLLLRQPEDVVTFAAEFFGPFDPWRPSSPALGSSHRPNPFRSLEPEGDARSGAA, from the exons ATGGATACAGCTGGACACAGACCCGGTGGAGGCAGGCCCACAGCATGTCCTCCAAGGTTTACTCCACAG GCTCCAGAGCTAAGGACCACCAGCCCTCGGGTGCGGAGTGTCTGCCACTCCCAGAGGCCAATGCTGAAGCCATCGACTTCCTCAGCTCCCTCCGTGAgctcagacagtgtcggagttgGGGGTGCAGGAGGGGTGCAAGtctggagaggagggaagaaagaag ACGAGGAAGAGCTACAGATGCTGTTCTTCTCTGAGACGCTGGCCATGGTCTCAGACACCGGGGAGCCTCAGGGAGAGCTGACCATTGAGGTGCAGAGAGGGAAATACCAGGAAAAACTCGGCGTGCTGACATACTGCCTCTTCGTGCATGCCTCTAGCCGAGGCTTCTTGGACAAAATGCTCTGCGGAAATTCCCTCCTGG GCTATCTCTCAGAGAAGCTGGAGCTCATGGAACAGCACAGCCAAGACTTCATCAAG TTCCTCATCCTCCCCATGGAACGGAAGACGAGTTTGCTGAAGCAGGATGATCAGCTGGCTGTGACCAGAAGTATCAAGGAGGGTGAG GAAGTGAAGACTAGAGTGACTTCTTTCCCCTGGAGCTCAATCAAGGGATTCATCTCAGAGGCCGCCAACCTGGTGCTGCTCAGGGTGATGGCCTGGCGGCGGATGGTGCCCAGCAATGCCCGCTTCCTTACCTTGGACACCGAGGGCAAACTCTGCTATTTGACCTAT CAAGACCTGGGCTTCCAGACCATCCAGGTAGACCATCAGCAGGCTGAAGTCTTCATCGTGGAGCAGACTGTCCACTCGGAGGAGGGCATCCCCATGTCCTGCCAGTACTACCTGCTCTCCGATGG GCACCTGGCCAAGAGAATACAGGTGGGCTCCCCAGGGTGCTGCATCATCACCAAGATGCCTATCTTGAGGGAAGAGG ATGAGATTGAGCCACGCCCAGTGTTTGAGAAGAAGCCCCTGGTATGGGAGGAGGATATGGAGCTCTATTCGAAGTTCCTGGACCGGAAG GAGGAGCTCCGGCTCGGCCACGCCAGCTATCTGCGGCAGCACCCCGAAGCCCACGCGCTCATCTCCGACTTCCTGCTCTTTCTGTTGCTGCGCCAGCCGGAGGACGTGGTCACCTTCGCTGCCGAGTTCTTCGGCCCCTTCGACCCGTGGCGTCCGTCGTCACCGGCCTTGGGCTCCTCCCACCGGCCCAACCCTTTCCGCTCCCTGGAGCCGGAGGGAGACGCCCGCTCGGGGGCGGCCTAA
- the CATIP gene encoding ciliogenesis-associated TTC17-interacting protein isoform X1 has translation MDTAGHRPGGGRPTACPPRFTPQVGRGLLGLEAPELRTTSPRVRSVCHSQRPMLKPSTSSAPSVSSDSVGVGGAGGVQVWRGGKKEDEEELQMLFFSETLAMVSDTGEPQGELTIEVQRGKYQEKLGVLTYCLFVHASSRGFLDKMLCGNSLLGYLSEKLELMEQHSQDFIKFLILPMERKTSLLKQDDQLAVTRSIKEGEEVKTRVTSFPWSSIKGFISEAANLVLLRVMAWRRMVPSNARFLTLDTEGKLCYLTYQDLGFQTIQVDHQQAEVFIVEQTVHSEEGIPMSCQYYLLSDGHLAKRIQVGSPGCCIITKMPILREEDEIEPRPVFEKKPLVWEEDMELYSKFLDRKEELRLGHASYLRQHPEAHALISDFLLFLLLRQPEDVVTFAAEFFGPFDPWRPSSPALGSSHRPNPFRSLEPEGDARSGAA, from the exons ATGGATACAGCTGGACACAGACCCGGTGGAGGCAGGCCCACAGCATGTCCTCCAAGGTTTACTCCACAGGTGGGAAGAGGACTgctggggctggag GCTCCAGAGCTAAGGACCACCAGCCCTCGGGTGCGGAGTGTCTGCCACTCCCAGAGGCCAATGCTGAAGCCATCGACTTCCTCAGCTCCCTCCGTGAgctcagacagtgtcggagttgGGGGTGCAGGAGGGGTGCAAGtctggagaggagggaagaaagaag ACGAGGAAGAGCTACAGATGCTGTTCTTCTCTGAGACGCTGGCCATGGTCTCAGACACCGGGGAGCCTCAGGGAGAGCTGACCATTGAGGTGCAGAGAGGGAAATACCAGGAAAAACTCGGCGTGCTGACATACTGCCTCTTCGTGCATGCCTCTAGCCGAGGCTTCTTGGACAAAATGCTCTGCGGAAATTCCCTCCTGG GCTATCTCTCAGAGAAGCTGGAGCTCATGGAACAGCACAGCCAAGACTTCATCAAG TTCCTCATCCTCCCCATGGAACGGAAGACGAGTTTGCTGAAGCAGGATGATCAGCTGGCTGTGACCAGAAGTATCAAGGAGGGTGAG GAAGTGAAGACTAGAGTGACTTCTTTCCCCTGGAGCTCAATCAAGGGATTCATCTCAGAGGCCGCCAACCTGGTGCTGCTCAGGGTGATGGCCTGGCGGCGGATGGTGCCCAGCAATGCCCGCTTCCTTACCTTGGACACCGAGGGCAAACTCTGCTATTTGACCTAT CAAGACCTGGGCTTCCAGACCATCCAGGTAGACCATCAGCAGGCTGAAGTCTTCATCGTGGAGCAGACTGTCCACTCGGAGGAGGGCATCCCCATGTCCTGCCAGTACTACCTGCTCTCCGATGG GCACCTGGCCAAGAGAATACAGGTGGGCTCCCCAGGGTGCTGCATCATCACCAAGATGCCTATCTTGAGGGAAGAGG ATGAGATTGAGCCACGCCCAGTGTTTGAGAAGAAGCCCCTGGTATGGGAGGAGGATATGGAGCTCTATTCGAAGTTCCTGGACCGGAAG GAGGAGCTCCGGCTCGGCCACGCCAGCTATCTGCGGCAGCACCCCGAAGCCCACGCGCTCATCTCCGACTTCCTGCTCTTTCTGTTGCTGCGCCAGCCGGAGGACGTGGTCACCTTCGCTGCCGAGTTCTTCGGCCCCTTCGACCCGTGGCGTCCGTCGTCACCGGCCTTGGGCTCCTCCCACCGGCCCAACCCTTTCCGCTCCCTGGAGCCGGAGGGAGACGCCCGCTCGGGGGCGGCCTAA
- the CATIP gene encoding ciliogenesis-associated TTC17-interacting protein isoform X4, which yields MSSKVYSTGSRAKDHQPSGAECLPLPEANAEAIDFLSSLHEEELQMLFFSETLAMVSDTGEPQGELTIEVQRGKYQEKLGVLTYCLFVHASSRGFLDKMLCGNSLLGYLSEKLELMEQHSQDFIKFLILPMERKTSLLKQDDQLAVTRSIKEGEEVKTRVTSFPWSSIKGFISEAANLVLLRVMAWRRMVPSNARFLTLDTEGKLCYLTYQDLGFQTIQVDHQQAEVFIVEQTVHSEEGIPMSCQYYLLSDGHLAKRIQVGSPGCCIITKMPILREEDEIEPRPVFEKKPLVWEEDMELYSKFLDRKEELRLGHASYLRQHPEAHALISDFLLFLLLRQPEDVVTFAAEFFGPFDPWRPSSPALGSSHRPNPFRSLEPEGDARSGAA from the exons ATGTCCTCCAAGGTTTACTCCACAG GCTCCAGAGCTAAGGACCACCAGCCCTCGGGTGCGGAGTGTCTGCCACTCCCAGAGGCCAATGCTGAAGCCATCGACTTCCTCAGCTCCCTCC ACGAGGAAGAGCTACAGATGCTGTTCTTCTCTGAGACGCTGGCCATGGTCTCAGACACCGGGGAGCCTCAGGGAGAGCTGACCATTGAGGTGCAGAGAGGGAAATACCAGGAAAAACTCGGCGTGCTGACATACTGCCTCTTCGTGCATGCCTCTAGCCGAGGCTTCTTGGACAAAATGCTCTGCGGAAATTCCCTCCTGG GCTATCTCTCAGAGAAGCTGGAGCTCATGGAACAGCACAGCCAAGACTTCATCAAG TTCCTCATCCTCCCCATGGAACGGAAGACGAGTTTGCTGAAGCAGGATGATCAGCTGGCTGTGACCAGAAGTATCAAGGAGGGTGAG GAAGTGAAGACTAGAGTGACTTCTTTCCCCTGGAGCTCAATCAAGGGATTCATCTCAGAGGCCGCCAACCTGGTGCTGCTCAGGGTGATGGCCTGGCGGCGGATGGTGCCCAGCAATGCCCGCTTCCTTACCTTGGACACCGAGGGCAAACTCTGCTATTTGACCTAT CAAGACCTGGGCTTCCAGACCATCCAGGTAGACCATCAGCAGGCTGAAGTCTTCATCGTGGAGCAGACTGTCCACTCGGAGGAGGGCATCCCCATGTCCTGCCAGTACTACCTGCTCTCCGATGG GCACCTGGCCAAGAGAATACAGGTGGGCTCCCCAGGGTGCTGCATCATCACCAAGATGCCTATCTTGAGGGAAGAGG ATGAGATTGAGCCACGCCCAGTGTTTGAGAAGAAGCCCCTGGTATGGGAGGAGGATATGGAGCTCTATTCGAAGTTCCTGGACCGGAAG GAGGAGCTCCGGCTCGGCCACGCCAGCTATCTGCGGCAGCACCCCGAAGCCCACGCGCTCATCTCCGACTTCCTGCTCTTTCTGTTGCTGCGCCAGCCGGAGGACGTGGTCACCTTCGCTGCCGAGTTCTTCGGCCCCTTCGACCCGTGGCGTCCGTCGTCACCGGCCTTGGGCTCCTCCCACCGGCCCAACCCTTTCCGCTCCCTGGAGCCGGAGGGAGACGCCCGCTCGGGGGCGGCCTAA
- the CATIP gene encoding ciliogenesis-associated TTC17-interacting protein isoform X6, which translates to MSSKVYSTGSRAKDHQPSGAECLPLPEANAEAIDFLSSLHEEELQMLFFSETLAMVSDTGEPQGELTIEVQRGKYQEKLGVLTYCLFVHASSRGFLDKMLCGNSLLGYLSEKLELMEQHSQDFIKFLILPMERKTSLLKQDDQLAVTRSIKEGEQDLGFQTIQVDHQQAEVFIVEQTVHSEEGIPMSCQYYLLSDGHLAKRIQVGSPGCCIITKMPILREEDEIEPRPVFEKKPLVWEEDMELYSKFLDRKEELRLGHASYLRQHPEAHALISDFLLFLLLRQPEDVVTFAAEFFGPFDPWRPSSPALGSSHRPNPFRSLEPEGDARSGAA; encoded by the exons ATGTCCTCCAAGGTTTACTCCACAG GCTCCAGAGCTAAGGACCACCAGCCCTCGGGTGCGGAGTGTCTGCCACTCCCAGAGGCCAATGCTGAAGCCATCGACTTCCTCAGCTCCCTCC ACGAGGAAGAGCTACAGATGCTGTTCTTCTCTGAGACGCTGGCCATGGTCTCAGACACCGGGGAGCCTCAGGGAGAGCTGACCATTGAGGTGCAGAGAGGGAAATACCAGGAAAAACTCGGCGTGCTGACATACTGCCTCTTCGTGCATGCCTCTAGCCGAGGCTTCTTGGACAAAATGCTCTGCGGAAATTCCCTCCTGG GCTATCTCTCAGAGAAGCTGGAGCTCATGGAACAGCACAGCCAAGACTTCATCAAG TTCCTCATCCTCCCCATGGAACGGAAGACGAGTTTGCTGAAGCAGGATGATCAGCTGGCTGTGACCAGAAGTATCAAGGAGGGTGAG CAAGACCTGGGCTTCCAGACCATCCAGGTAGACCATCAGCAGGCTGAAGTCTTCATCGTGGAGCAGACTGTCCACTCGGAGGAGGGCATCCCCATGTCCTGCCAGTACTACCTGCTCTCCGATGG GCACCTGGCCAAGAGAATACAGGTGGGCTCCCCAGGGTGCTGCATCATCACCAAGATGCCTATCTTGAGGGAAGAGG ATGAGATTGAGCCACGCCCAGTGTTTGAGAAGAAGCCCCTGGTATGGGAGGAGGATATGGAGCTCTATTCGAAGTTCCTGGACCGGAAG GAGGAGCTCCGGCTCGGCCACGCCAGCTATCTGCGGCAGCACCCCGAAGCCCACGCGCTCATCTCCGACTTCCTGCTCTTTCTGTTGCTGCGCCAGCCGGAGGACGTGGTCACCTTCGCTGCCGAGTTCTTCGGCCCCTTCGACCCGTGGCGTCCGTCGTCACCGGCCTTGGGCTCCTCCCACCGGCCCAACCCTTTCCGCTCCCTGGAGCCGGAGGGAGACGCCCGCTCGGGGGCGGCCTAA
- the CATIP gene encoding ciliogenesis-associated TTC17-interacting protein isoform X7, whose translation MSSKVYSTGGKRTAGAGGSRAKDHQPSGAECLPLPEANAEAIDFLSSLRYLSEKLELMEQHSQDFIKFLILPMERKTSLLKQDDQLAVTRSIKEGEEVKTRVTSFPWSSIKGFISEAANLVLLRVMAWRRMVPSNARFLTLDTEGKLCYLTYQDLGFQTIQVDHQQAEVFIVEQTVHSEEGIPMSCQYYLLSDGHLAKRIQVGSPGCCIITKMPILREEDEIEPRPVFEKKPLVWEEDMELYSKFLDRKEELRLGHASYLRQHPEAHALISDFLLFLLLRQPEDVVTFAAEFFGPFDPWRPSSPALGSSHRPNPFRSLEPEGDARSGAA comes from the exons ATGTCCTCCAAGGTTTACTCCACAGGTGGGAAGAGGACTgctggggctggag GCTCCAGAGCTAAGGACCACCAGCCCTCGGGTGCGGAGTGTCTGCCACTCCCAGAGGCCAATGCTGAAGCCATCGACTTCCTCAGCTCCCTCC GCTATCTCTCAGAGAAGCTGGAGCTCATGGAACAGCACAGCCAAGACTTCATCAAG TTCCTCATCCTCCCCATGGAACGGAAGACGAGTTTGCTGAAGCAGGATGATCAGCTGGCTGTGACCAGAAGTATCAAGGAGGGTGAG GAAGTGAAGACTAGAGTGACTTCTTTCCCCTGGAGCTCAATCAAGGGATTCATCTCAGAGGCCGCCAACCTGGTGCTGCTCAGGGTGATGGCCTGGCGGCGGATGGTGCCCAGCAATGCCCGCTTCCTTACCTTGGACACCGAGGGCAAACTCTGCTATTTGACCTAT CAAGACCTGGGCTTCCAGACCATCCAGGTAGACCATCAGCAGGCTGAAGTCTTCATCGTGGAGCAGACTGTCCACTCGGAGGAGGGCATCCCCATGTCCTGCCAGTACTACCTGCTCTCCGATGG GCACCTGGCCAAGAGAATACAGGTGGGCTCCCCAGGGTGCTGCATCATCACCAAGATGCCTATCTTGAGGGAAGAGG ATGAGATTGAGCCACGCCCAGTGTTTGAGAAGAAGCCCCTGGTATGGGAGGAGGATATGGAGCTCTATTCGAAGTTCCTGGACCGGAAG GAGGAGCTCCGGCTCGGCCACGCCAGCTATCTGCGGCAGCACCCCGAAGCCCACGCGCTCATCTCCGACTTCCTGCTCTTTCTGTTGCTGCGCCAGCCGGAGGACGTGGTCACCTTCGCTGCCGAGTTCTTCGGCCCCTTCGACCCGTGGCGTCCGTCGTCACCGGCCTTGGGCTCCTCCCACCGGCCCAACCCTTTCCGCTCCCTGGAGCCGGAGGGAGACGCCCGCTCGGGGGCGGCCTAA
- the CATIP gene encoding ciliogenesis-associated TTC17-interacting protein isoform X8, with translation MSSKVYSTGSRAKDHQPSGAECLPLPEANAEAIDFLSSLRYLSEKLELMEQHSQDFIKFLILPMERKTSLLKQDDQLAVTRSIKEGEEVKTRVTSFPWSSIKGFISEAANLVLLRVMAWRRMVPSNARFLTLDTEGKLCYLTYQDLGFQTIQVDHQQAEVFIVEQTVHSEEGIPMSCQYYLLSDGHLAKRIQVGSPGCCIITKMPILREEDEIEPRPVFEKKPLVWEEDMELYSKFLDRKEELRLGHASYLRQHPEAHALISDFLLFLLLRQPEDVVTFAAEFFGPFDPWRPSSPALGSSHRPNPFRSLEPEGDARSGAA, from the exons ATGTCCTCCAAGGTTTACTCCACAG GCTCCAGAGCTAAGGACCACCAGCCCTCGGGTGCGGAGTGTCTGCCACTCCCAGAGGCCAATGCTGAAGCCATCGACTTCCTCAGCTCCCTCC GCTATCTCTCAGAGAAGCTGGAGCTCATGGAACAGCACAGCCAAGACTTCATCAAG TTCCTCATCCTCCCCATGGAACGGAAGACGAGTTTGCTGAAGCAGGATGATCAGCTGGCTGTGACCAGAAGTATCAAGGAGGGTGAG GAAGTGAAGACTAGAGTGACTTCTTTCCCCTGGAGCTCAATCAAGGGATTCATCTCAGAGGCCGCCAACCTGGTGCTGCTCAGGGTGATGGCCTGGCGGCGGATGGTGCCCAGCAATGCCCGCTTCCTTACCTTGGACACCGAGGGCAAACTCTGCTATTTGACCTAT CAAGACCTGGGCTTCCAGACCATCCAGGTAGACCATCAGCAGGCTGAAGTCTTCATCGTGGAGCAGACTGTCCACTCGGAGGAGGGCATCCCCATGTCCTGCCAGTACTACCTGCTCTCCGATGG GCACCTGGCCAAGAGAATACAGGTGGGCTCCCCAGGGTGCTGCATCATCACCAAGATGCCTATCTTGAGGGAAGAGG ATGAGATTGAGCCACGCCCAGTGTTTGAGAAGAAGCCCCTGGTATGGGAGGAGGATATGGAGCTCTATTCGAAGTTCCTGGACCGGAAG GAGGAGCTCCGGCTCGGCCACGCCAGCTATCTGCGGCAGCACCCCGAAGCCCACGCGCTCATCTCCGACTTCCTGCTCTTTCTGTTGCTGCGCCAGCCGGAGGACGTGGTCACCTTCGCTGCCGAGTTCTTCGGCCCCTTCGACCCGTGGCGTCCGTCGTCACCGGCCTTGGGCTCCTCCCACCGGCCCAACCCTTTCCGCTCCCTGGAGCCGGAGGGAGACGCCCGCTCGGGGGCGGCCTAA
- the CATIP gene encoding ciliogenesis-associated TTC17-interacting protein isoform X3, with product MSSKVYSTGGKRTAGAGGSRAKDHQPSGAECLPLPEANAEAIDFLSSLHEEELQMLFFSETLAMVSDTGEPQGELTIEVQRGKYQEKLGVLTYCLFVHASSRGFLDKMLCGNSLLGYLSEKLELMEQHSQDFIKFLILPMERKTSLLKQDDQLAVTRSIKEGEEVKTRVTSFPWSSIKGFISEAANLVLLRVMAWRRMVPSNARFLTLDTEGKLCYLTYQDLGFQTIQVDHQQAEVFIVEQTVHSEEGIPMSCQYYLLSDGHLAKRIQVGSPGCCIITKMPILREEDEIEPRPVFEKKPLVWEEDMELYSKFLDRKEELRLGHASYLRQHPEAHALISDFLLFLLLRQPEDVVTFAAEFFGPFDPWRPSSPALGSSHRPNPFRSLEPEGDARSGAA from the exons ATGTCCTCCAAGGTTTACTCCACAGGTGGGAAGAGGACTgctggggctggag GCTCCAGAGCTAAGGACCACCAGCCCTCGGGTGCGGAGTGTCTGCCACTCCCAGAGGCCAATGCTGAAGCCATCGACTTCCTCAGCTCCCTCC ACGAGGAAGAGCTACAGATGCTGTTCTTCTCTGAGACGCTGGCCATGGTCTCAGACACCGGGGAGCCTCAGGGAGAGCTGACCATTGAGGTGCAGAGAGGGAAATACCAGGAAAAACTCGGCGTGCTGACATACTGCCTCTTCGTGCATGCCTCTAGCCGAGGCTTCTTGGACAAAATGCTCTGCGGAAATTCCCTCCTGG GCTATCTCTCAGAGAAGCTGGAGCTCATGGAACAGCACAGCCAAGACTTCATCAAG TTCCTCATCCTCCCCATGGAACGGAAGACGAGTTTGCTGAAGCAGGATGATCAGCTGGCTGTGACCAGAAGTATCAAGGAGGGTGAG GAAGTGAAGACTAGAGTGACTTCTTTCCCCTGGAGCTCAATCAAGGGATTCATCTCAGAGGCCGCCAACCTGGTGCTGCTCAGGGTGATGGCCTGGCGGCGGATGGTGCCCAGCAATGCCCGCTTCCTTACCTTGGACACCGAGGGCAAACTCTGCTATTTGACCTAT CAAGACCTGGGCTTCCAGACCATCCAGGTAGACCATCAGCAGGCTGAAGTCTTCATCGTGGAGCAGACTGTCCACTCGGAGGAGGGCATCCCCATGTCCTGCCAGTACTACCTGCTCTCCGATGG GCACCTGGCCAAGAGAATACAGGTGGGCTCCCCAGGGTGCTGCATCATCACCAAGATGCCTATCTTGAGGGAAGAGG ATGAGATTGAGCCACGCCCAGTGTTTGAGAAGAAGCCCCTGGTATGGGAGGAGGATATGGAGCTCTATTCGAAGTTCCTGGACCGGAAG GAGGAGCTCCGGCTCGGCCACGCCAGCTATCTGCGGCAGCACCCCGAAGCCCACGCGCTCATCTCCGACTTCCTGCTCTTTCTGTTGCTGCGCCAGCCGGAGGACGTGGTCACCTTCGCTGCCGAGTTCTTCGGCCCCTTCGACCCGTGGCGTCCGTCGTCACCGGCCTTGGGCTCCTCCCACCGGCCCAACCCTTTCCGCTCCCTGGAGCCGGAGGGAGACGCCCGCTCGGGGGCGGCCTAA
- the CATIP gene encoding ciliogenesis-associated TTC17-interacting protein isoform X5, with amino-acid sequence MSSKVYSTGGKRTAGAGGSRAKDHQPSGAECLPLPEANAEAIDFLSSLHEEELQMLFFSETLAMVSDTGEPQGELTIEVQRGKYQEKLGVLTYCLFVHASSRGFLDKMLCGNSLLGYLSEKLELMEQHSQDFIKFLILPMERKTSLLKQDDQLAVTRSIKEGEQDLGFQTIQVDHQQAEVFIVEQTVHSEEGIPMSCQYYLLSDGHLAKRIQVGSPGCCIITKMPILREEDEIEPRPVFEKKPLVWEEDMELYSKFLDRKEELRLGHASYLRQHPEAHALISDFLLFLLLRQPEDVVTFAAEFFGPFDPWRPSSPALGSSHRPNPFRSLEPEGDARSGAA; translated from the exons ATGTCCTCCAAGGTTTACTCCACAGGTGGGAAGAGGACTgctggggctggag GCTCCAGAGCTAAGGACCACCAGCCCTCGGGTGCGGAGTGTCTGCCACTCCCAGAGGCCAATGCTGAAGCCATCGACTTCCTCAGCTCCCTCC ACGAGGAAGAGCTACAGATGCTGTTCTTCTCTGAGACGCTGGCCATGGTCTCAGACACCGGGGAGCCTCAGGGAGAGCTGACCATTGAGGTGCAGAGAGGGAAATACCAGGAAAAACTCGGCGTGCTGACATACTGCCTCTTCGTGCATGCCTCTAGCCGAGGCTTCTTGGACAAAATGCTCTGCGGAAATTCCCTCCTGG GCTATCTCTCAGAGAAGCTGGAGCTCATGGAACAGCACAGCCAAGACTTCATCAAG TTCCTCATCCTCCCCATGGAACGGAAGACGAGTTTGCTGAAGCAGGATGATCAGCTGGCTGTGACCAGAAGTATCAAGGAGGGTGAG CAAGACCTGGGCTTCCAGACCATCCAGGTAGACCATCAGCAGGCTGAAGTCTTCATCGTGGAGCAGACTGTCCACTCGGAGGAGGGCATCCCCATGTCCTGCCAGTACTACCTGCTCTCCGATGG GCACCTGGCCAAGAGAATACAGGTGGGCTCCCCAGGGTGCTGCATCATCACCAAGATGCCTATCTTGAGGGAAGAGG ATGAGATTGAGCCACGCCCAGTGTTTGAGAAGAAGCCCCTGGTATGGGAGGAGGATATGGAGCTCTATTCGAAGTTCCTGGACCGGAAG GAGGAGCTCCGGCTCGGCCACGCCAGCTATCTGCGGCAGCACCCCGAAGCCCACGCGCTCATCTCCGACTTCCTGCTCTTTCTGTTGCTGCGCCAGCCGGAGGACGTGGTCACCTTCGCTGCCGAGTTCTTCGGCCCCTTCGACCCGTGGCGTCCGTCGTCACCGGCCTTGGGCTCCTCCCACCGGCCCAACCCTTTCCGCTCCCTGGAGCCGGAGGGAGACGCCCGCTCGGGGGCGGCCTAA